TGAACAGCAGCAGTACTATGGCTATCACTTCAATAACAAACAGGCAGtatacatatgcacacacatatGGAATGATTTGATGGATACACAAGATACTATGGGACATcgaaagaaggtgaagaaaaagtgcttgtagaagagatatcaAAAGTATAGTTTACCTTATAGAACTATAAATGTATGGAACAGTATGGATaaagagatagtaaatgcaaaaagtatacatggattcaaggctaagttggatattaaaagatatggagactGGACAGCGTGAGCATAGTTCTTTTCACATAAAGCACAACAGTGTTCCCCTGCTATTTGTGGGGATTATGTTCCAAAGCTTCCCATGAATAgcaaaaatccatgaataaGGGAACCACCTCTACAAGGATCAACAATATCCATGTTTAAAtcataaaatataaattattaaACAGATATAATATTAGAAAAACAGTATGGCTTTGGACAAAAACTAATTGACAAAAATTGACAAAAAATTGTTTAACAAATTTGATGAGCTATTCGAAAGGGATGGTTGGGTAGACTGTTTTAGAtctcaaaaagcttttgataaagtttccACAACAGGCTACTATGGAAGTTAGAAAATATAGgaggattaaatggaaaaataataaactggaGGGAAAGCaacttaaagggaagaggaatgagaacggtagtaaaagatgtaaaattgaaattgagaaaagtagatagtggaataccacaaggatcagtgctggcaccaatacttttcctgatctacatatatgatatgcctgaaggagtaGAGTTACATGAGTTTGCTTGCAGAGaatgcaaaattacaaagacatataaaaaacaacaaagactgaaattctacaagaggatttaaattgaattccatctgggtgatggaatttaatgtgaaaaaaaaatgtcatgtaatggaaatgggaaaagtgaaaagaaaccaaaatggacatataaaatgggaaatgaagaagtaataaaagtataagaagagaaagatatggGAGTGATAATACAGGAGAACTGACAGAGAAGCATGTAGAAAAGAAATTCAGATACATatagaatggtgagaaatactggaacagcattccactacatggatcaagatatgatgagaaagataattaccactatgattagaccaaagctggaatatgctgaatcagtatggtctccccacaagaagaaacatgtaagaaaactagaaaagatgcaaaggatggcaatgaagatggttccagaactggaaaAAATTAGCATATGAAtacaggttaaaggaaattaatCTGCCAACActggaacaaggaagagaaaggggagatttaatactgatatataaattgtggaatgAAGTGGAAGAAATTCATAACGAGAAACTATTgttaagagaagaaggaaataccagTTTCACATAAGGATACAGCAAAAAACTATGAAAAGGGAGATGTTTaagtaacataaagaaatatagtttcccatagtgaaatatagaagtttggaacaagctaacTGTGGAAGTAGTATCAGCAAcaagtgtgcacaactttaaggaaaagctggacaagtgtagatatggagataggaccacatgagcatagctcaggcacagtaaattacaactaggtaattacaaacacacacacacacacacacacacacacacacacaaacctgaaGAATCCTGTCATAGGGTTTTAATACCCCTGACCTATCAGCAGGGCCTCCTTTTCTAATCCTGTTGACGTAGACACCCTTCTCATACAGTCCATCTGATACGCTGAAGCCAAAGTCTTCATAAATACAGTCCTTATGAAGTGTCACCTGGTACACCTGTCCACCATCTGCTGCAGGGAAGGTCACATGGCCTGCACTAATTAATCCTGTGAGGACAAGGTGTGGTAAACAGACAGGGTGATGCAGAGTCAGAATGATTAGTACATTGTTTCACACTGGTTTGtatagacacctgccaaaatgataactactcccagtgaggtctcaagcactagatcagggggtgctgtgaattaATCAGTAATGAAgttgtgacctcattgaacatttccctttgtgtctcacaacacaagggggcagtcacagcctctcctctaaacacaactctcttccttcacacaaaactacatgcacctaataacacagacccttcactcaaaattctaaactgcttttgactctgttcggggaccagcacctcaatgggcctttttttttctttttttttctttctttttttgtaaaatttgcccttggtcagtgtccctcttacatataaaaacaatCCTCAGGTTATCTTTTGCAATAGAATATATAAGTGTTGTGATATTCAGTAGTAGTTATCACTGTAGTATCTTTGATAGTTATGATTCTGTGTACTtcattgcttttattattttattgtgttgAGGGATTCATATGTTTCATTGTGCTTCAGAGTAACTGGTTTGGAACTTTGGGTATGTTTTTCTCAGGTTTATCTTGAGTGTAAAAGGACTGGGGGAATCATTTGGCTGTACAGTAATAAGCAGAAATATATACAGCACACAATATGTAGTAGAGGTGGACTCACGAGGGGGTGAGGTAGTTCTGGAGTAGGTGAGAGTGGCATGACTAACAGAGTAactgccttcctccttcacatctGAGCGGTCCCCTGTTCGGCGGCGGCTGGCGAGGGTTGGGCAGAGAGCGGTGTCTCCAATTGTCTTGGTGGAACTGAGGCCCTCCAGCCCACTCACATGGACCTCTTTGTGGAGTTGTGGTGACACTGCAAGAGGATTAGATTAAGTCAGACAATGTTTCCTCTCaaactaataaaacaaaaactaaagtacatttttttgtggttattttgCACTTGGAAGTCTTAGTATTCCCTCACTGAGGAAGCTCCATTCTTTCTGCCTGAATGGATGAATGTTGCAAGTgggaatacatgaataaatagatgaaaataaatcaTCAGGATTATTTATCATAAAGTATGAAAACAAATACCAAACATCATAAGTAGCTGACAATGATGCACCTACCATTAATAATGTTTCACTTATCTACCAACACCACTCCTCATGTGTTTGCAGGATTTGGGGACACATTGAAAGGAATTAcaacagaaaatgtaaaaacaGACTTTTATATTTGTCTATATCTACCTTTTTCTATATTTACAGAACTTAGTTAAGCTCATACTGTCCCATTTTACAAAGTATTATTAACATATTATGTATAGTGTACAACAAACCACTTCCTCTGTTAATGCATCCCATTGGTCCAGTGTTGAAATATTTCTGTATATTCTTATATCCTCTTTGcttgtaaagtgtgtgtgtgtgtgtgtgtgtgtgtgtgtgtgtgtgtgtgtgtgtgtgtgtgtgtgtgtgtgtgatgcatctGTTGTATGTACTGGCACACATGCCAGCTCTcacctgtgcgtgtgtgcgacaggtgtgtgggggaggtgTGAGGAAGTTCCCGTAGGCCACAACTTTCACTGATCTGGTTGAGGTCAGCAATCATCTTGTCCCAGTCAGTTTTGTCTTCTGTAGGTCACCAATATGTATCTCAGAATACATAACACAATACCAATTTGCTTAGTCTATTCACTCTATAAATGATTCTTTGAATACATTGTTTCTAAAGAAAACTctacaaataaattaaatggaaaGGAGCTACTACTTTACCAATATAAGACTGATGtctcattttgttattttacaaGTGCCTATTTCTTGTTCAATGATAAATTATTTAAACACAGCCAATACATAAGGTCCTTCCATTAAGATGACATTAGCAGCTGACTGAGTGCCTGACCTGACTGTCCGCTGTCTATggagggtggtggagagggtgACCTGCGAGCCTCATCCATGTCTCCTTCTATGGATCTTTTGTTGGCCTCACTGTTGTCTGTGTCCCCACTCCCTGccaactcctctctcccttcattgccTGCTCTCCTCCGCACAGTACTGCCACAGTCTGCAGGTGTGCAAGTGTAGGGAAAACACCATTATTCTGTAATTCCTTCAAAGCTCTCTTATGTCTCACTGGAGACTTATGAATTCCTACTAACTTCCACAGACAAAGCCATAGTAGAAAtgttttcagtcattcttttccAAGCACAcatttcttgtacttttttgttttttactttgcCTCTAAAGCTAGTTCTGATTTCATCAAAACTATTagtgtcagattttttttttacataaagcAATTGAAGAGCATAAGAGGACATACTTAActtcatttgaaaaaaaaaaaaggaagtaaatgtACTCAATCGTAATCTTAATAATTTTGTAATGTGCCATGTGCTAATTACAACAATTTACCTGATCTAAAAACAATATCTGAGCCTGAATCTCTTTTGGACAGTGCAGGAGTGGAGCCAGGAGGGGCAGGGTCCAGACCTGAACTGTCCCAGGATTCCACTGCTGAATCCACTGAAGGGATGGCTGGCCCAAAGCGGCCCAACCAGTCATTGCGGCCCAATTCGTCACTGGTGACTCCTGATAAGCACAAGGAGAGCAGCAAGTAAATAAAGGTTGTATCACATACAGTAGACAGGTCTGTGGAACAGCTACAGGCATTCATCACATGAGGCTGCCATAAAGTACACCAGacaatttattattttctttaaaattATAGTAAAACCTTCACAAACTGAACTATATGGGATGAGGTGGCTGACGGTTTATCCGAAAGTTTGATTTATCCaacaatacatgtttttggctgGTTTCTATGCACATAAACATGcacatttattgttatttacagtATATTTGTTAGCAGATTATAAGCCTCAAGATAGATATTTACagcatattttgttattacacACTGTACACAATGCACTAACTGGGGTGTGTTCAGTTGGGCAAATCAAGTTACCTGAGATGCCCAATTCTCAAATGAATGCTCTCTTTCTGTGGTGCTGGTTGCCCACACGGGTGACTTGGGTTACCCAAACCAAGGAGGTGGTGTGCTCTGTGCTCTGATGACATCACAACAAAAATGGCTGCCCAACCATACTTATATTGGTgttattctcagtcatttattGCAGATGACTACAACACTGTCTGCATACATGCAATGATATGCACTAATAAGTAAAGTACTGAgtcttaaatatataaaagaatgaaaataaaggaaatgggatGGATAATTAGTGATAGATCTTCACCAAGAACCTCATCACTGAGGACAGCAAGTGCTCTGTAATATAAACCACCAAATGGATAGGCATCAGCCATATGTTTATTGCTACAGTTGGATAGAATGTGGCTGTTTCCATGGAAATGTCAATAATTTGTTTACAGTATCCCAGGAGGCACCCAAAACCATTCAGTTGGGCCACTTGGGCGACCCAGGTTACCTGAGTTGTTGTACTGAATGCACCCCTGGTCACTTAAGAGTTCACTTAACATTAAGCAACTACACACTTAGTGTTCACTTAAGAGCTCACTTAACTGCACACAACACAGTGGTGACATATGAACTAACAACATTATGCACTATACTACTAGTGTACTTTTGCTTGTCACTCAGAGTTGCCATAAGGGTGTTCAAGTTATCCAATATTTGGCTTATTTGGGTTTGGTTTAGGGAGGTTTTACTGTATATGGCAGGAAATACAGTATATTAGCCAATACATAGGATGCCATCTTCTATAAACTCTATAAATTAAGCTAAAAGCAATGAATATACAAATACCTAACAAAATAGTTTTAAGGTGAAACACACATGTATGCATTAGCTTTTTATACCAGCTTTTTTAAACAACCCATAACATACAgtgattgcaaaaaaaatatgctCAAATACATATCACAAATAAAGTTTACTTGACATACTCTGACCTGAGTCTCTGGGGCGGGAGATCTTAAGGGTGACCGTGTCTCCCGAGTTCTGCAGCATGAGGATGGCCTCACTGAGTGGCTTCCCTCGCAACGACACACCGTTGATGGCAAGCAATCGGTCTCCAACATGAATAGCTCCTGTGCGATCAGCCAGTCCACCTGGTCAACACAATTTGTTACTGTGGCAAACTAATCACTATGATTTTTTTGAAGTGTCATTATCTACTGACAATTACTACTGGCACTGAGCTAAAAGGCTATCCTGACAAAGCTACCCATACCtatgaggaaaaataatgtCTAGATATTAACTAGTGCTGGAGATCATACTGTAGTCAGATTTATATCATATGCTGACAATAACTgcaaaggaaaggggaggaagtaaTCATCAATCATGCTTAACTACTAtcattaattataattaatacAGAAGTATTGGTTTTCTGATTAAATGAGATATTAAAGGAGGGAAACCCTCCACTTCATAAACTTGGGGACTTTGGGATATAATGGACAATcataacaaaactgaaaaatatgaaaatggaaACACGGAATAGGACTTccttggaaaagaaaaacaggtgcAACTGTATTATCATGAAATTATCACATAGTATAAACCTCAACTCAATAAACAAGTGGAGAAACAAAtgaggaataatgaaaaaaatagattacaAGATCATAAGGATACAGTTAGAAGATGATTTtatggaaaagataaaaggacCAGTGGATCATAAGGCAGGCCATTATTTACCACAGTATCAGAGAACAATGTGCATTCACCACTCACCAGGAGCCAGCCCAGCAATGTAGATGGGGTCGAAGGGCTCCTCACTGCCAGAGATGGTAATGCCCAGAGCACCTCCATGTCTTACCAGCTCCACTGTGTACATCACCAGGCTGCCACTCTCTTCTGCTGAGACAAGATGTATCACCCACTGCCTTTCACCTTTATTTAGATACTATATACCAGGTTGGCAATCCCTAACAggatggcccagacaaagcatcaCTCACTAATATATACATAATTCACACTTGTAACTCCATTGGCTGCaagtggaaagggatagtcttaTGGACAAAACTATTACATCCTAGGAACTCAGGCATAGCACAGCTAGCTAtggaatattgaaaaaaaaaatgacaaacctGAAAAAATGAATGTAAGAACCATGAGAACAGTAAGTTGCTGCATAAATGTCATCATTTCAAAGCTATACTTTTTTataagatttcttcattatagCAATCCTTTTTTCATCATAGGTTCACTTACTTCAAACTTTGCATAATCAAATGGGTTGTCAAAAGGACAGACACTAACAAACCACAGAGGAACTGAAAGATGCAATACTCAAAGGAACATCTTGATAGTATTAAGCTTCATTTGGACACTACATAGGAATATCATGGCACTAAGCAGGAACTTATACCTTGGGATTTTACTCATTTCACCTCAACTCAATATTATTGGTTATCAAAGAATGAATCTGCCAACattcaacagagagagagagagagataagagccACACATTCAGTATAAGATCCTCACCTGAGTAGAGTTCATCCTTTTGTACTCTGAGTGTCACAATGTCATCACAGCAGTGCAGGATGGATTTGGCATCCTCCAGGGTGAGGTGCTCCAGGCGGGTGGAGTCAATGGCCAGGAGGCGGTCGCCGGGCTGCATGGTGCCAGATCGGTGGGCAGGGGACCCCCGCACCACCTCACTGATCAGCAGTGGTTCCCCAGCTCCAGCACGGCGTGATACTTGAGTGAGAGTCAAAGGTTTAGTTTATGAATACTTCTGTGCaatatttattataattttaagaaacatctttaaaaactaAGCAGTGTATATAGGATAATTACAGACAAATTTCCATGCAAATACAATAATATATTTCATGAAGACCACTTAATAATACACAAATCAGAGGAGGTAGAGATTTATAAGCTTCAAGtacaaaaaagtgtgttttgtgaATCTCTACATGTGAGTGAACTTGCAACAAAAACCTAAAGTGCTTCATGTCATACCATGAAAGACTATATGGAAATTGGGAAACAGAGTAAATACTGATGGTGTCATTACTTTTTTAGGGCTTTTAGggctcctggggtgtagtagggTGGGCCATGAGACTGTCCCTTTTCATTGGGGActgacagggctaagagtgtgaatggtgtgtgtatgtgtatgtgtgtatttacctagttgtgctttatgggaaaagagctatgcttgtgctgtcccatctccatatcttttaatatccatcttagccttgaatccatgtatactttctgcatttactatctcctcatccagactgttccacacatcaatacttctatatgggaaactatactttttgacgtctcttctacaagcactcctcttcagcctcttcccatgtcctctagtgtcccgtgtatcccagaccattaagtcgctccggtccacctcctctactccctcatatgctttatatattgcaatcgtctcccttttctctcctctttttcaacgttggtagatgtagccttttcagtctctcttcatatgataagtccctgatacttggtaccatctttgtagctgctctctgaactctctccaattttcttgtatcctttttcttgtatggcgaccacactactgctgcatattctagtctaggtcttatcagcgacacaatcatcttcctgaccacctcttcatccatatatgcaaaggccttccttattcttctcaacaagttataggtttctcctgtaattttgctaatgtgtctctccgggATCAgcttcccagtcactgtaacaccgagatccttttcctcttctgctccattcaaccttacaccattcaacacataatttccttttactcttcttgtactttttccaaattctattaccttacactttaaattaaattccatttccaatctataactccactctgatatcttgttcaggtcttcttgtaatgttccacagtcctctgcactctcaactttcttcagcaactttgcatcatctgcaaaaaggctcatgtagctgttcacactctctgtcatatcattaatatagactgcaaacatgattggtgcaagtaaTGAGCCTCGGagtactccacttatgacttccctccatgatgattttttatcttttaccaccattctcatttctctgtttgtcaagaaattttccctccatctcagcaggcccccccttagcccaccattatgcttcaacttccacaacaatttcctgtgtggcactttatcaaaggccttcttcaggtctaaataaacacaatcagaccatccatctctttcttgcattatatccaccactctagaataaaaactcagtaagtttgtaacatacgatctccctctcctaaatccaaattgttgctttattatcacttcatttccttctaggtactgcatccatttatccttcaccaatctttcatacattttgcacaccacacttgttagagacacaggtctatagtttaatGGCTCCTCTTTGCTACCACCTttgttggctctcttccattcaattgggactctgctttcaattagggagctttcaataatattgtgtattacccatgtcaactgctgattgcactctttttagtatccatcctgacactccatcaggtccaggggccttcctaacatctagtccctccatctgtttctggacatcctcttcagtcacttggatttcccccagaCCTACTttttcactcatctcactctgccacacaaatgttttctcttttgtgaatactgattgaaaacttctgttcattatctctgccaattcagccggatcctcacacatttggccattcaccttcaatctgcttattccttctctatttttcattttgctgttcacatatctgaagaatagttttggttcctctttgcatttgtgtgtgtgtgtgtgtgtgtgtgtgtgtgtgtgtgtgtgtgtgtgtgtgtgtgtgtgtgtgtgtgtgtgtgtgtgtagtgcctTGTCTGGGGTGGCCTGTGTAGGATTGGCAGCCTGGTAtacaggtagataggtaggtaagtaTGCTATGCCACCCACCAGTAAGGGTAATGCCCAGGCCGTTGTGTCGCTTGGCCAGCTTGACAGCAAAGGTTCCTGAAGAAGGCACCACAGAGTCAGCCACGTCAAACTCTACATCAAGAGTGACAGTGGGCCGAGAATTGGCCACCATCTGGGTGACCTCACTCACTCCAAGGCCTGACACACTGCGGCCGTTGACCCCCATGATGCGGTCACCCACACAGATCACACTGCACCTGGAAAATATCCACACACTTTTTCACCCAAGCTCCTGATTATCATTTATGCTAAATTCATGATTGCCAGGTGTTGCCCACCAAGACAGAGACTCAAAATCATGTAGTCCAACCTACCAGTCaattaaatttatttttattacacatCCATCTTCTatcacctccttcctccatctccttacATCTAATCTTCCTGTTCAAAACTATCCACTCCCaccttaatttttccctcttttcatcaTCCCCAACATCAAGCTAAAACATGATTTATGCAAAGTGGTCAATATTTATATGAGATAATATCTTTTAGATATAAGAAAAACACTTATTAATAGTGTATCTCTTGCAGTATCAAATAGCTGTGTTGCATCACCTTAAATCAAatgggaaattctctctctctctctctctctctctcaatgaacaGCACAAAGGGGTATCACATACTTATTACAGAGCACCTTCCTACATCTCACACATACTCACTTGTCAGCAGGACCACCAGAATCCATTGCCGCCACAAAAGGTAAGGCCGTGTCTGGGTCGGTGGCGTGGGGAGGTGGCCGCAGCACCAGACCGTAGCCTCGGCCTTCCACCACCAGAGTTACTGTGAGGCACTCAGAATGACACACACCCACCCCAGCGCCTCCAACACTTCCTCCTGTggtgtgagaggagagggatgctGTGGATAATAGAGATGAGTGTTAAAATAAGTGCATTTCTAAAAGAAGGCCGGCGATCAAGCAGAAGGGTACACTATTACAAGGAGTTATTatttaaattaaatatattctagaAAACTGTGTAATTATAAGCAAAGCAGAAATATATGCCttacaagaaaatattaaagtttaGTGGCTCAATTAAGATAaaatcatgttttctataaagcTAAGCATAAAGATACACTAGCAACATATAACTGCAACAAGACCTGAGACAAtagaatattaatataaaagagaaaagaaggcatATTGGAGAAGCAACAAGCATTTAGAACCATAACAGGTGAGGGCTTGGCCAGACAATTGTTTTGCCTTTGTGTGAGTTTAGTGCTGAGCTCAGCATGCCTACTGgcttttgtgtttcctttcatcattgAAGGCTACATTTTCAGTGTATCCATTACTTACAGTAgctaactggagagagagagagagagagagagagagagagagagagagagagagagagagagagagagagagagagagagagagagagagagagagagagagagagagagagagagagagagagagagagagagagagaaaggcagacagacaagaaagaaCAAATCAAGACAGACTAGCATGAAAGAAACAGACAGCATGGCCagataaaacagagaaacagacttACAAAACATGTCCCCACCAAGGTAACATAAACACATACCTGTATCAGAGCGGTCACCTGGCCTGGGTCGCCTGTTGACTCTGCGGGCAGCTGATGAACGCGTCCTCTGGGAGGTAAGGGTGTTGTAGCTTGAGCCAGGGGATAAgtaaccccctcctcccccgccaccACTGCTATTGTACCCACTGCTGCTGCCCACCACTCCATACAGGTGGGGAAAGGCCACACCACCTCCTGAAAGAATGAAGCAAATTAATACACAAGCTTAGTTATGTGTATAAAAATAATCAACTAATTACTACTTGTCTTTTAGAATAGTGAttgatacatacacacacatacatatactgaGGCTGTCACTCCCCAAAAAGGGGGTAGCCAAGATAATcggttttcatgattttttctttGGAACCTAATCCATTAATATAACAAGAACTACCCTATAATTTATCAATATTTCATGACTCTGTTATTCAAGACCCATAAACACCAGTAGGTGGTTAAAACTAGGGAGAGCCTAAGGGCACTCCCTCCTACAGTAGAGCCTCAGAAATTAAGACAACAATGAAGATGATAAACTAAGCCATTCTAACATCTGCATATTAAATTGAGAGTGACACATGACCTTGCTGTTGTAGTGTACAGCTACATACACTATATACTCATCAAGTGCCATATTCTTACGGTGAGACCTCACACAGGTACACTTTCACTAAAGTTGccatattaatttttcatctgaATTCAGTGAAAGCCCAATAAAATGGGATATTTTCTGTGGGCCTAATCTTCTATGTCTGTCCATATGTCCATATGTCTGTCTCTCACCCCTGCAAAAGGGTATCTTGGACTGGGCTGCAGATCCAGGTATGATCTCCAAGGTCACATGGGAGCCTGGTGCTGTCTTGAGGAGTTGTGCTGCCTCTGCCACTGTTAGCTGGTCCAGCCGGGTGCCATCAATGGCCGCCACCACATCGCTCACTGCTAGTGCCCCACACCTGCACCAGGGATGGGAGTGTCAATATTACTGAATATGGAGGTGGACTTAGTTGTCAAGAACTGTTACTACTTCCTATATCAAAGCAGGTGAGTTTTTCATCCACACTTCTGTGATGTCAAGCACTACAAAGTTTCACAGTTATGGGAATAACTGAGTGTATTTAAAGCATAACATTTGGATACTTCACAAAGAAAGATGAGTTACATATACATGTCATAAATTCTTAATAAATTCATATAATTATGCATATGTACATGATACAAGCCCTTTTCCATGTTAATATGTAATTTTCAAAAATATTCTAAGATGCTACTTGAAGTCTG
This window of the Scylla paramamosain isolate STU-SP2022 chromosome 1, ASM3559412v1, whole genome shotgun sequence genome carries:
- the LOC135098861 gene encoding glutamate receptor-interacting protein 2-like isoform X1, coding for MASFLQFALSPFPRRRSRRGSSASSQDTASSTPPTPTPTRVSPPKTRSVGIQTPVLERRAGHGLRDAPPTPGSLRRLKGGWGASPLLSRRSSRDTLREDSLTPTPASSPPPLPEMRLSTASSRRLTSPPATSSCASLSSHEPPPTPPSSCNSSFHLDGPSTTTPTPTRRRRPSDSSLDSEGAHVVHVGAAGLEMGGMHGRGWQREEREVVLRGVGGSGRRAVVRESVRMSQCVVWECLSLPILGRRKAQRKEEEVAAPEYLGSNREQRTSFISEEVRGVSTVQLIKKEGCTLGIIVAAVQGSGCVVARTVAVLLEKEENSFGFTVRGGTSLDPSKTRPLVITHVRLGGPADREGTIKAGDRLVAVDGRDLSHCSLKDAQEMLQRIERAATLTIEYDVSVMESVRASGGPLLVEIERAAGTSLGISLTSAHPEPSTIIIETIRPASIAERCGALAVSDVVAAIDGTRLDQLTVAEAAQLLKTAPGSHVTLEIIPGSAAQSKIPFCRGGGVAFPHLYGVVGSSSGYNSSGGGGGGGYLSPGSSYNTLTSQRTRSSAARRVNRRPRPGDRSDTASLSSHTTGGSVGGAGVGVCHSECLTVTLVVEGRGYGLVLRPPPHATDPDTALPFVAAMDSGGPADKCSVICVGDRIMGVNGRSVSGLGVSEVTQMVANSRPTVTLDVEFDVADSVVPSSGTFAVKLAKRHNGLGITLTVSRRAGAGEPLLISEVVRGSPAHRSGTMQPGDRLLAIDSTRLEHLTLEDAKSILHCCDDIVTLRVQKDELYSEESGSLVMYTVELVRHGGALGITISGSEEPFDPIYIAGLAPGGLADRTGAIHVGDRLLAINGVSLRGKPLSEAILMLQNSGDTVTLKISRPRDSGVTSDELGRNDWLGRFGPAIPSVDSAVESWDSSGLDPAPPGSTPALSKRDSGSDIVFRSDCGSTVRRRAGNEGREELAGSGDTDNSEANKRSIEGDMDEARRSPSPPPSIDSGQSEDKTDWDKMIADLNQISESCGLRELPHTSPTHLSHTRTVSPQLHKEVHVSGLEGLSSTKTIGDTALCPTLASRRRTGDRSDVKEEGSYSVSHATLTYSRTTSPPRLISAGHVTFPAADGGQVYQVTLHKDCIYEDFGFSVSDGLYEKGVYVNRIRKGGPADRSGVLKPYDRILQVNDTRTHDFDCCLTVPLMAAAGDRLVLVVSRNPHTHPTLDFSSDVLSPTWNSIEEGKEEEEEEEEHDLAQEHGSLLYSPLTPSLTPIPTVLKTL
- the LOC135098861 gene encoding glutamate receptor-interacting protein 1-like isoform X2 codes for the protein MGWCFLGVCFSPNKGHKRGRPSPVPSCDSRPRPQRPKTRTQKEEVAAPEYLGSNREQRTSFISEEVRGVSTVQLIKKEGCTLGIIVAAVQGSGCVVARTVAVLLEKEENSFGFTVRGGTSLDPSKTRPLVITHVRLGGPADREGTIKAGDRLVAVDGRDLSHCSLKDAQEMLQRIERAATLTIEYDVSVMESVRASGGPLLVEIERAAGTSLGISLTSAHPEPSTIIIETIRPASIAERCGALAVSDVVAAIDGTRLDQLTVAEAAQLLKTAPGSHVTLEIIPGSAAQSKIPFCRGGGVAFPHLYGVVGSSSGYNSSGGGGGGGYLSPGSSYNTLTSQRTRSSAARRVNRRPRPGDRSDTASLSSHTTGGSVGGAGVGVCHSECLTVTLVVEGRGYGLVLRPPPHATDPDTALPFVAAMDSGGPADKCSVICVGDRIMGVNGRSVSGLGVSEVTQMVANSRPTVTLDVEFDVADSVVPSSGTFAVKLAKRHNGLGITLTVSRRAGAGEPLLISEVVRGSPAHRSGTMQPGDRLLAIDSTRLEHLTLEDAKSILHCCDDIVTLRVQKDELYSEESGSLVMYTVELVRHGGALGITISGSEEPFDPIYIAGLAPGGLADRTGAIHVGDRLLAINGVSLRGKPLSEAILMLQNSGDTVTLKISRPRDSGVTSDELGRNDWLGRFGPAIPSVDSAVESWDSSGLDPAPPGSTPALSKRDSGSDIVFRSDCGSTVRRRAGNEGREELAGSGDTDNSEANKRSIEGDMDEARRSPSPPPSIDSGQSEDKTDWDKMIADLNQISESCGLRELPHTSPTHLSHTRTVSPQLHKEVHVSGLEGLSSTKTIGDTALCPTLASRRRTGDRSDVKEEGSYSVSHATLTYSRTTSPPRLISAGHVTFPAADGGQVYQVTLHKDCIYEDFGFSVSDGLYEKGVYVNRIRKGGPADRSGVLKPYDRILQVNDTRTHDFDCCLTVPLMAAAGDRLVLVVSRNPHTHPTLDFSSDVLSPTWNSIEEGKEEEEEEEEHDLAQEHGSLLYSPLTPSLTPIPTVLKTL